Proteins encoded within one genomic window of Acinetobacter sp. YWS30-1:
- the hemC gene encoding hydroxymethylbilane synthase — MKTLKIATRQSPLALWQAEHIRARLQDLHAGLQVELVTFVTQGDKILDTPLAKIGGKGLFVKELEAALLDGRADLAVHSMKDVPMALPEGLSLAVICEREDPLDAFVSNTYASFDELPQGAKVGTSSLRRKTQILKQRPDLEIIDLRGNVGTRLSKLDAGQYDAIILASAGLKRLGLADRIRHSIVPEVSLPAVGQGALGLECRSGDQAVLDLIQPLLHVETDACVRAERAFNAYLEGGCQVPIAGYATLNEGVISIEGRVGSVDGATLLRAQQSGTMADAEQLGVQLAKDLLDQGAGELLKALYSK, encoded by the coding sequence ATGAAGACCCTAAAAATTGCTACTCGACAAAGTCCACTTGCGCTCTGGCAGGCGGAACATATCCGTGCACGCTTACAGGACCTGCATGCTGGACTTCAGGTCGAGTTAGTCACTTTTGTTACACAGGGTGATAAAATTCTTGATACGCCATTGGCTAAAATTGGCGGTAAGGGCTTATTTGTAAAAGAATTAGAAGCAGCCTTACTAGATGGTCGTGCTGATCTGGCAGTCCATTCAATGAAAGATGTGCCAATGGCTTTGCCTGAAGGCTTATCTTTGGCAGTCATCTGTGAACGTGAAGATCCACTGGATGCTTTTGTCTCAAATACTTATGCCAGTTTTGACGAATTGCCTCAAGGTGCCAAAGTTGGAACTTCCAGCTTGCGCCGTAAAACCCAGATTTTAAAACAGCGTCCGGACCTTGAGATTATCGATTTACGCGGTAATGTTGGTACACGCTTATCCAAACTGGATGCAGGTCAGTATGATGCAATCATCCTGGCCAGTGCCGGTTTAAAACGCTTGGGCCTTGCAGATCGTATTCGTCATAGTATTGTGCCTGAAGTAAGTTTACCCGCAGTAGGACAGGGTGCACTGGGCCTGGAATGCCGGAGTGGAGATCAAGCGGTATTAGATTTAATCCAGCCTCTGTTACATGTAGAAACTGATGCCTGTGTCCGTGCCGAACGTGCCTTTAATGCCTATCTGGAAGGTGGCTGTCAGGTGCCAATCGCAGGCTATGCCACTTTAAATGAAGGTGTCATTTCGATTGAAGGCCGGGTCGGTAGCGTAGATGGCGCAACTTTGCTACGCGCACAGCAAAGTGGAACCATGGCAGATGCAGAGCAATTGGGCGTGCAGCTGGCCAAAGATCTACTAGATCAGGGTGCAGGCGAGTTACTGAAAGCCCTTTATTCAAAATAA
- a CDS encoding thioesterase family protein encodes MSLQTLYAQIAQQEWIEMPPGWGQGRTIYGGLAAAVMMQKAVVIINDPTKRLLSTSVTFVGPVQEGKARLTAEILREGKSVTTIEVRLWQDEAVQSILIASFGVARDSSIQVHQEMQAPDYAPPDALFQIPAQFKLPKCFDHFELRWADLNLPCSSSVRPDFEGWCRFHPDQHSDREFQLADLMAIFDIWPPGVLPMFQTLAPASSLTWTVTYVHPVQHQLHDWFKYKVITDHAADGYSTEHAYLWDVENRLIAMARQTVTVFA; translated from the coding sequence ATGTCTTTGCAAACACTGTACGCACAAATTGCGCAGCAAGAATGGATTGAAATGCCGCCAGGCTGGGGACAAGGAAGAACCATCTACGGTGGACTTGCAGCTGCAGTCATGATGCAAAAAGCTGTGGTAATAATCAATGATCCTACTAAACGTTTGCTGAGTACCAGTGTGACTTTTGTTGGCCCGGTACAGGAAGGCAAAGCACGCCTGACTGCGGAAATTCTGCGTGAAGGCAAATCGGTCACTACCATCGAAGTGCGTCTATGGCAGGATGAGGCTGTTCAGAGCATTCTGATTGCCAGTTTCGGCGTAGCGCGCGATTCTAGCATTCAGGTACATCAGGAAATGCAGGCTCCGGATTATGCTCCTCCTGACGCCTTGTTTCAGATTCCTGCACAGTTCAAGCTTCCAAAGTGTTTTGATCATTTCGAACTCAGATGGGCGGATTTGAATCTGCCGTGCAGTTCAAGTGTACGTCCTGATTTTGAAGGCTGGTGCCGCTTCCATCCAGATCAACATTCTGACCGTGAATTTCAGTTAGCTGACCTGATGGCCATTTTTGACATCTGGCCACCTGGGGTGTTACCGATGTTTCAGACACTGGCCCCAGCGAGCAGCCTGACCTGGACTGTAACCTATGTGCATCCAGTGCAGCATCAGCTACATGATTGGTTTAAATATAAAGTGATTACCGACCATGCGGCTGACGGTTATTCAACAGAACATGCCTATCTGTGGGATGTAGAAAATCGGCTGATTGCGATGGCCAGACAGACAGTGACGGTGTTTGCCTAG
- a CDS encoding sensor histidine kinase, which yields MWSCRLNQIKSSRTKKSITNSKPVAEVQVDQSFTSPTGSVQSSYFFSQIGKLHYLLEMFIGGNVLAMVLALAKAQSWQALNLADLLQYMLYINWILLCFAALVELFHQHFQRMGIKLALICGFLLLQAVVLVTTTSLNVLTYFGSNLNFQGLSLAVALDQVGLHLSFGILLGMFCFRYLYLREQWAQQQHSELNARIQAMQARIHPHFLFNSLNSVISLISIDPDKAEQMLLNLSRLFRASFQELKLVKLQEEIELCQRYLEIEQIRLGERLQVEWKLENKDLYSQVQIPLLTLQPLVENSIFHGVEKILTKSTISILIEILQNQINIIITNPYTQDNKTLKKGHGIAIENVRQRLEAYYGPTMTFQTFAGGGVFTTVVQYRYK from the coding sequence ATGTGGTCATGTCGGCTCAATCAGATTAAAAGCAGTAGAACGAAAAAGAGTATAACAAATTCAAAGCCCGTTGCCGAAGTCCAAGTCGATCAATCTTTTACATCTCCGACCGGATCAGTGCAAAGCTCTTATTTTTTTAGCCAGATCGGCAAGCTGCACTATTTGCTGGAAATGTTTATTGGCGGCAATGTGCTGGCCATGGTCTTAGCCTTGGCAAAAGCACAGTCCTGGCAGGCACTCAATCTGGCAGATCTGCTTCAATATATGCTGTATATCAACTGGATACTGTTATGTTTTGCAGCGCTAGTCGAGCTTTTTCATCAGCACTTTCAACGTATGGGGATTAAGCTGGCATTAATCTGCGGATTTTTGCTATTACAGGCGGTTGTTTTGGTGACTACGACCAGTCTGAATGTGCTGACTTATTTTGGCAGCAATTTGAATTTTCAGGGACTGAGTCTGGCAGTCGCACTGGATCAGGTCGGCCTACATCTGAGTTTTGGTATCCTGTTAGGCATGTTCTGTTTTCGCTATCTGTATTTGCGTGAACAATGGGCGCAGCAGCAGCACAGTGAATTAAATGCACGGATTCAGGCCATGCAGGCCAGGATTCATCCGCATTTTCTGTTTAATAGTCTCAATAGCGTGATTAGCCTGATCAGTATTGACCCGGACAAAGCCGAACAAATGTTGCTGAATTTGTCCCGTCTTTTTCGGGCCAGTTTTCAGGAATTGAAGCTGGTCAAGTTGCAGGAAGAAATTGAACTCTGCCAGCGCTATCTGGAGATTGAACAGATTCGTCTGGGAGAGCGTTTGCAGGTCGAATGGAAATTAGAAAACAAAGACTTATACTCACAAGTCCAAATTCCATTATTGACTTTACAACCCCTAGTGGAAAATAGTATTTTCCATGGAGTTGAAAAAATTTTGACAAAGAGTACCATAAGCATATTGATTGAAATCTTGCAAAATCAAATTAATATCATCATAACAAACCCCTATACGCAGGATAATAAAACATTAAAAAAGGGACATGGTATTGCAATTGAAAATGTCAGACAGCGTCTGGAAGCTTATTACGGACCTACGATGACGTTTCAGACTTTCGCCGGTGGAGGGGTGTTTACCACGGTTGTGCAATATCGCTATAAATAA
- a CDS encoding LytR/AlgR family response regulator transcription factor: protein MDVLICDDEPLAVERLSRLVSQLGHDVVATATHGRQAIDLAHQHEPDVILLDIQMPEMDGLTCAQHLRQLDPMPAIVFCTAYDQHALDAFKSNADGYLLKPVMQQELAQVLEHLIKLTQAQMSQLKQKENMEEINISRHQIAAKTYRGVELVPVENIYYFLADQKYVTVRHKNGSVLIDETLKELEQEFGHQFIRIHRNALVSVHYLEGLEVVSSGQYQVRCRELEERLAVSRRHLPFLRERIQKL from the coding sequence ATGGACGTCCTGATTTGTGACGATGAGCCTTTGGCTGTCGAGCGACTATCACGTTTAGTCTCTCAACTGGGGCATGATGTGGTTGCAACAGCTACGCATGGTCGTCAAGCAATTGATCTGGCTCACCAGCATGAACCTGATGTCATCTTATTAGATATTCAAATGCCTGAAATGGATGGTTTGACCTGTGCGCAGCATTTGCGTCAGCTCGACCCGATGCCGGCTATTGTCTTTTGTACGGCCTATGACCAACACGCGCTGGATGCATTCAAGTCTAATGCAGACGGCTACCTGCTTAAACCGGTGATGCAACAGGAATTGGCACAGGTTTTAGAGCATCTAATTAAACTTACCCAAGCTCAAATGAGCCAACTAAAACAAAAAGAAAATATGGAAGAAATCAATATCAGCCGCCATCAAATTGCGGCAAAGACCTATCGCGGGGTCGAATTGGTGCCAGTTGAAAATATCTATTATTTTCTGGCGGATCAAAAATATGTGACCGTACGCCATAAAAACGGCAGTGTCCTGATTGATGAAACCCTGAAGGAGTTGGAACAGGAGTTTGGACATCAGTTCATCAGGATTCACCGTAATGCACTGGTTTCGGTTCACTATCTGGAAGGCTTGGAAGTGGTGAGTTCCGGCCAGTATCAGGTGCGTTGTCGTGAACTGGAAGAGCGTCTGGCGGTCAGCCGGCGTCATTTGCCATTCTTGCGGGAACGGATTCAGAAACTCTAA
- a CDS encoding uroporphyrinogen-III synthase: MLFINTRPSDRAANLTQALQTAQIPVIELPLLELVQQPYTDELASLFRQLPQAKLIVVVSPTAAQMGMQYLQQAGLSLHDLGSVQWVAVGKATEQALASYGIQSYVPDVETSEGMLQLPVLQQLATGSTVAFWRGEGGRQFMMQHLKDQQIHILNFILYDRQCPPVTSEILAKHLTSLEANPRYAVLVSSEASWLNWLALMQPYPHLINRALYLVLGPRLAAMLGEYQQQHQAGFQFAQLEDLSGSTILQQLLMY, translated from the coding sequence ATGTTGTTCATTAATACCCGTCCGAGTGATCGTGCTGCAAATTTAACGCAAGCTCTACAGACAGCGCAGATTCCGGTGATAGAGTTGCCCTTGCTAGAACTGGTACAGCAGCCTTATACGGATGAGCTGGCCAGTTTATTTAGACAACTACCCCAAGCAAAACTGATTGTCGTAGTGAGTCCGACCGCTGCCCAGATGGGCATGCAATATTTGCAGCAGGCAGGCCTATCATTGCATGATCTTGGAAGTGTCCAGTGGGTCGCTGTAGGTAAAGCTACCGAGCAGGCTTTAGCAAGCTACGGTATCCAGAGTTATGTGCCTGATGTGGAGACTTCGGAAGGGATGCTGCAATTGCCTGTGCTACAGCAGTTAGCTACCGGATCAACTGTCGCCTTTTGGCGAGGTGAAGGTGGGCGTCAGTTTATGATGCAGCATTTAAAGGATCAGCAAATTCATATATTGAATTTCATTTTATATGATCGTCAGTGTCCGCCAGTGACTTCCGAGATATTAGCTAAACATTTGACGAGCCTTGAAGCTAATCCCCGTTATGCAGTCTTGGTCAGCAGTGAAGCGAGCTGGCTTAACTGGCTAGCCTTGATGCAGCCGTATCCGCATCTCATTAATCGGGCATTGTATTTGGTTTTGGGGCCGCGTTTGGCTGCCATGCTTGGGGAATATCAACAGCAACATCAGGCTGGTTTTCAATTCGCTCAGTTAGAGGACTTAAGCGGATCGACGATTTTGCAGCAGCTACTGATGTACTAG
- a CDS encoding oxidative damage protection protein gives MSRQVFCRKYQQEMEGLDFAPFPGAKGQELFDTISKQAWQEWLKHQTTLINEKRLNVFEPDAKKFLEEQREKFFNNDESLEKAEGLKPE, from the coding sequence ATGTCTCGACAAGTTTTTTGCCGTAAGTATCAACAAGAAATGGAAGGTTTAGACTTTGCACCATTCCCGGGTGCAAAGGGTCAGGAACTGTTTGATACGATATCTAAACAGGCTTGGCAAGAATGGCTGAAACACCAGACCACGCTGATCAATGAAAAGCGTTTAAACGTGTTTGAACCGGATGCGAAAAAGTTCCTTGAAGAGCAACGCGAGAAGTTCTTTAACAATGATGAATCATTGGAAAAAGCTGAAGGTCTAAAGCCTGAGTAA
- the pgsA gene encoding CDP-diacylglycerol--glycerol-3-phosphate 3-phosphatidyltransferase, translating to MTTGRILNIPNILTLARIILIPVFLLVAYWPPAMGFNETSPDVTRHIILTTIFVVAAVTDWFDGYLARTLNQTSAFGRFLDPVADKLMVAAALIVLVQWQPSISMAFAAIVIISREITVSALREWMAELGARTSVAVSTVGKYKTAFQMIAITVFLLNWPPLEMLAYALLYTAVVLTLWSMFIYLKAAWPYLKQP from the coding sequence ATGACTACAGGTCGTATCCTGAATATTCCAAATATCTTGACCTTGGCTCGTATTATCCTGATTCCGGTTTTTTTATTGGTCGCATATTGGCCACCGGCAATGGGATTTAATGAAACCAGTCCTGATGTGACGCGGCATATTATCTTAACGACAATTTTTGTAGTGGCTGCAGTCACTGACTGGTTTGATGGTTATCTGGCGCGTACTCTGAATCAGACGTCTGCTTTTGGTCGTTTTTTGGATCCAGTTGCAGACAAGTTGATGGTCGCTGCTGCGCTTATTGTCTTAGTGCAATGGCAACCTTCGATCTCGATGGCTTTTGCAGCGATTGTGATTATTTCACGGGAAATTACAGTTTCAGCTTTACGTGAATGGATGGCTGAACTCGGTGCGCGTACCAGTGTGGCGGTGTCGACAGTGGGTAAATACAAAACCGCGTTCCAGATGATCGCAATTACGGTTTTCCTGCTGAACTGGCCACCGCTAGAAATGCTGGCTTATGCTTTGCTATATACAGCTGTGGTACTGACCTTATGGTCAATGTTTATTTATCTAAAAGCAGCCTGGCCATATCTGAAACAGCCTTAA
- the argH gene encoding argininosuccinate lyase — protein MTTSSNSSNPSQAQTSGMWGGRFSEATDAFVAEFTASVQFDQRFYKQDIAGSIAHATMLAKVGVLTEQERDDIIEGLTAIKADIEAGNFEWRIDLEDVHMNIESRLTQRIGITGKKLHTGRSRNDQVATDIRLYVRDEIDAILELLKKLQKGILGLAAKNTNTIMPGFTHLQTAQPVTFGHHLMAWFEMLVRDSERLIDCRKRVNRMPLGSAALAGTTYPIDRAYTAELLGFEAVAENSLDAVSDRDFGIEFNAAASLIMMHLSRMSEEMILWTSAQFKFVNIPDRFCTGSSIMPQKKNPDVPELIRGKTGRVYGDLMSLLTLMKGQPLAYNKDNQEDKEPLFDAIDTVRGSLMAFADMIPALVPNIEIMREAALRGFSTATDLADYLVKNGVAFRDAHEIVGKAVALGVQEGKDLSELTLEQLQQFSDLIQADVFEKALTLEASVNARNHIGGTAPAQVEAAIERAHARLEKLYA, from the coding sequence ATGACCACATCTTCTAATTCCTCAAATCCATCACAAGCCCAGACTTCGGGTATGTGGGGCGGTCGTTTCTCTGAAGCGACTGATGCTTTTGTTGCTGAATTTACAGCATCTGTTCAATTTGACCAACGTTTTTATAAACAAGACATTGCAGGCTCGATTGCACATGCAACCATGCTGGCAAAAGTTGGCGTACTGACCGAACAGGAACGTGATGACATTATCGAAGGTCTGACTGCCATTAAAGCAGATATTGAAGCAGGTAACTTCGAATGGCGCATTGACCTTGAAGATGTGCATATGAACATTGAGTCGCGCCTGACTCAGCGTATCGGCATCACCGGTAAAAAATTGCATACGGGCCGTAGCCGTAATGACCAGGTTGCCACAGATATCCGTCTGTATGTCCGTGATGAAATTGATGCCATCCTGGAATTACTGAAAAAATTGCAAAAAGGCATCCTGGGTCTGGCAGCGAAAAATACCAATACCATCATGCCAGGTTTTACCCATCTGCAAACTGCACAGCCAGTGACTTTTGGTCATCACTTAATGGCTTGGTTTGAAATGCTGGTACGTGACTCTGAGCGTCTGATTGATTGCCGTAAACGTGTTAACCGTATGCCACTCGGTTCTGCTGCTCTGGCAGGTACGACTTACCCGATTGACCGTGCTTATACCGCTGAGCTTCTAGGTTTTGAAGCTGTTGCTGAAAACTCACTTGATGCTGTTTCTGACCGTGATTTCGGTATTGAATTCAATGCTGCGGCATCTTTAATTATGATGCACCTGTCACGTATGTCTGAAGAAATGATCCTATGGACATCGGCTCAGTTCAAGTTCGTAAATATTCCAGACCGTTTCTGTACTGGTTCATCTATTATGCCGCAGAAGAAAAACCCGGATGTACCTGAACTGATCCGTGGTAAAACTGGCCGTGTATATGGTGATCTGATGAGCTTGTTGACCCTAATGAAAGGTCAACCGCTTGCTTACAACAAAGATAACCAGGAAGACAAAGAACCATTATTTGATGCGATCGATACCGTCCGTGGTTCATTAATGGCATTTGCGGATATGATTCCTGCGCTTGTACCAAACATCGAAATTATGCGTGAAGCAGCACTTCGTGGCTTCTCAACGGCCACTGACCTGGCAGATTATCTGGTAAAAAATGGCGTAGCATTCCGTGATGCACACGAAATTGTGGGTAAAGCGGTAGCTCTGGGTGTACAGGAAGGTAAAGACCTGTCTGAACTGACACTTGAGCAACTGCAACAGTTCTCTGATCTGATTCAGGCAGATGTATTCGAAAAAGCCCTGACCTTAGAAGCATCTGTGAATGCACGTAATCACATCGGTGGTACTGCACCTGCACAGGTTGAAGCTGCGATCGAACGTGCGCATGCTCGCCTAGAGAAACTTTACGCTTAA